Proteins encoded in a region of the Elaeis guineensis isolate ETL-2024a chromosome 7, EG11, whole genome shotgun sequence genome:
- the LOC140859245 gene encoding tetrahydroberberine oxidase-like: MAISAFGNLAIISLLLLTATSAITASNTAHENFHQCFLNHTQLSNASCHLVYTPNTTAYNTVLRSSIQNIRFLYSSTTKKPVLIVTPTNESHVQASVICSRKYGLNIRVRSGGHDYEGMSYVSDDEVFIIVDLANLRSIKVDAEHGTAWVQAGATLGELYYAIGVNNKTTGFTAGVCPTIGVGGHISGGGIGTISRKYGTAADNVIDAQLVDADGRLLNRESMGEDLFWAIRGGGAASFGIVLSYKIKLVYVPPIVTAFNINRNLRQNATYLVSRWQQIAEKFDENLFMRVIALAVDDSTTGNRTIQALFNSLFLGTCKELVPLMEKSFPELGFEAKDCSGSEMSWLESVLFFAGYSNESVNILLDRRPEYNSSFKAKSDFVREPIPETEWEKIWKFLLEAKDEPLVMIMDPYGGKLSEISESAIPFPHRKGNLYKIQYFMRWFEIDPAVTKRHLDWMRKLYAFMTPYVSSLPRAAYLNYKDIDLGRTVKHTTYKDARVWGTKYFKNNFKRLAYVKDKVDPSNFFRNEQSIPPLLVL; encoded by the coding sequence ATGGCAATATCAGCCTTTGGAAACCTTGCAATTATTTCTCTCTTGCTTCTAACAGCTACATCTGCCATCACAGCTTCCAATACAGCCCATGAAAACTTCCACCAATGCTTCCTAAACCACACTCAACTCTCCAATGCCTCCTGCCATCTAGTGTATACCCCAAATACCACTGCCTACAACACTGTCCTTCGATCATCCATCCAAAATATCCGTTTCCTCTACTCATCCACTACAAAGAAGCCTGTCCTCATTGTCACACCAACAAATGAATCCCACGTTCAAGCCTCTGTCATCTGCAGCAGAAAGTATGGCCTTAATATCAGGGTCCGGAGCGGTGGCCATGATTATGAGGGCATGTCTTATGTTTCAGACGATGAGGTGTTCATCATCGTCGACCTTGCTAACCTCCGATCGATCAAGGTCGATGCAGAGCATGGCACCGCTTGGGTTCAGGCTGGTGCAACACTCGGAGAACTTTATTACGCAATTGGAGTGAACAACAAGACCACTGGTTTCACTGCAGGAGTATGTCCTACCATCGGAGTCGGTGGCCACATCAGTGGCGGTGGAATCGGGACCATATCAAGGAAGTATGGTACAGCTGCCGATAATGTGATCGATGCGCAATTGGTTGATGCCGATGGTAGGCTCCTGAACCGAGAATCTATGGGTGAGGATCTGTTTTGGGCCATAAGAGGAGGCGGTGCAGCAAGCTTTGGCATTGTCCTCTCCTATAAAATCAAGTTGGTGTATGTTCCACCTATAGTCACTGCATTTAATATTAACAGAAATTTGAGGCAAAATGCTACGTACCTTGTAAGCAGGTGGCAGCAAATTGCAGAAAAGTTCGATGAGAATCTTTTCATGAGAGTTATAGCTCTAGCTGTTGATGACTCAACAACAGGAAATAGAACCATTCAAGCTCTGTTCAACTCTCTTTTCCTTGGAACATGCAAAGAACTTGTCCCCTTGATGGAAAAGAGCTTTCCCGAACTGGGTTTTGAGGCCAAGGACTGCTCAGGTTCGGAGATGAGTTGGCTGGAGTCTGTTCTCTTCTTTGCAGGCTACAGCAATGAAAGTGTAAACATCTTATTGGACAGGAGACCTGAATACAACAGCTCTTTTAAAGCTAAATCAGACTTTGTGAGAGAGCCAATTCCTGAGACCGAGTGGGAAAAGATATGGAAATTTCTTCTGGAAGCGAAAGATGAGCCCCTGGTGATGATAATGGATCCCTATGGTGGAAAACTGAGTGAGATTTCAGAATCTGCAATTCCTTTCCCTCACAGGAAGGGAAATCTGTATAAAATTCAGTACTTCATGAGGTGGTTTGAGATAGATCCTGCAGTGACAAAAAGGCATCTAGATTGGATGAGGAagttgtatgccttcatgactcCATACGTCTCTAGCCTTCCAAGGGCTGCCTATCTCAACTACAAGGATATTGACTTGGGTAGAACTGTCAAACATACAACTTACAAAGACGCAAGGGTTTGGGGTACAAAGTATTTCAAGAATAACTTCAAAAGATTGGCATATGTGAAGGATAAGGTTGATCCAAGCAACTTCTTCAGGAATGAACAGAGCATCCCACCCCTTCTGGTTCTGTAA